CTGCACCGCCCGTCCACCAAAGATTGGCGTACTCGGGAATGTCGCGGATGCCGAGCGGCCCGTTGGTGACCGAGATGAGATTGTTGGCCAGCACGAAGATGATCTCGCCGAAGCCAAACGTGGCGATGGCCAGGTAGTCGCCCCGGAGCCTGAGCGACGGGATCCCTACCACCAGTCCCCCAAGAGCTGCCATCACGCCGGCGAGGACGAGGGCACCCAGGAAGCCCAGGCTCATGGAGAGGAACGCGATCGCAGCACTCCCGGGAATCAGGCGCGACAGCGCTCCCTGCAGCACCTCCGGCAGCGAGAACTCCGACAGTGGCCAGATGAGAGGCTGAAGGAAGAAAACCTGCTCCTTGCGCGCCACCGGCAGCATCATGAGCGTGGTGAAAAAGCCCCCGATGGCCATGAAGCCGTTCGGCCCGAGCGAAAACTGGCCGGCGATGCCGTTCACCAGGTTGTAGCTGACCGCTGCCACCACGTAGATCAACGCGACGTTGAGGATGCGCCGGTAGTAGGGGCTGAAGTTGGGCCCCTCCATGTACGCAATGGCGACGGCGAACAGCGCCAGCGCGGCGAACGTCAGAAGCCGCCGGGTCCAAGGCGAAAGCGCACGGCCGGCGGGGCGCACTGCTGCAAGTCCGGTGGTCTCTTCAGCCAATGCTT
This portion of the Bacillota bacterium genome encodes:
- a CDS encoding branched-chain amino acid ABC transporter permease, giving the protein MAEETTGLAAVRPAGRALSPWTRRLLTFAALALFAVAIAYMEGPNFSPYYRRILNVALIYVVAAVSYNLVNGIAGQFSLGPNGFMAIGGFFTTLMMLPVARKEQVFFLQPLIWPLSEFSLPEVLQGALSRLIPGSAAIAFLSMSLGFLGALVLAGVMAALGGLVVGIPSLRLRGDYLAIATFGFGEIIFVLANNLISVTNGPLGIRDIPEYANLWWTGGAAVFTLWAVQNLVNSTYGRALKAIREDEIAAETMGINVFAHKLLAFVVSAFFAGVAGGLLAALLTTISPSLFTFMMTFNLLIIIVLGGLGSTTGAAVTAVVYAVLQEALRAVEAPMRLGPIHIPGVPGMRMVVFSLLLIFLMLFYRRGLFGRSEFTWQAAWETAHRLGAALGGLFQRGTGRPAGEVRRPRGR